A stretch of DNA from Nitrospinota bacterium:
CCCGAATGAGGGTCGTTGGCGGGGTGTCGTCCGGGTCGGTCATCTTGTAGTCCTTGTGGAAGGCGGTCACATGCCACGGAATATCGGGGGAGACGCCGGCCAGGTATGAGGCCGCCCGGCGGATTTCGTCCTCGGAGTCGTTGAAGCCCGGCACGAGGAGCGTCACCACCTCGACCCAGAAGCCCATCTCCACCAGCATCGGGATGGTATCGAGCACGACCTGGAGCACCCCGCCCAGGCGGCGGTAGTTCCTGTCCTGCATTCCCTTGAGGTCGACCTTGTAGGCGTCGGTCACCGGCCGGAGGTACTCCAGGACCTCGCGGGTCGCGTTGCCGTTCGAGATGAAGCAGGTCTTTAGGCCTTCGGCCCTGGCGACCTCGAAGACGTCCCGGGCCCACTCGGCCGTGATCAGGGGCTCGTTGTAGGAGGAGCCGACGATGCGGGCCCCCTCTTCGAGGGCGATGCGGGTTAAAATCTCCGGTGTGGTCCGCTGGGGCGGGGCTACGGCGTTGGGGTCGCGAAGGGCCTGCGAGGTGAGCCAGTTCTGGCAGTAGC
This window harbors:
- the amrS gene encoding AmmeMemoRadiSam system radical SAM enzyme, giving the protein MSTLADIIDPLTEVRDELAFPKKDKALTCVACGHRCFIKEGRRGICKVRFNENGVLKVPTGYVGALACDPTEKKPFFHMLPGSTTLTFGMLGCDYHCGYCQNWLTSQALRDPNAVAPPQRTTPEILTRIALEEGARIVGSSYNEPLITAEWARDVFEVARAEGLKTCFISNGNATREVLEYLRPVTDAYKVDLKGMQDRNYRRLGGVLQVVLDTIPMLVEMGFWVEVVTLLVPGFNDSEDEIRRAASYLAGVSPDIPWHVTAFHKDYKMTDPDDTPPTTLIRAAEIGYEEGLHYVYAGNRPGQVGSYEDTRCHGCGTTLIRRLGYLIREQRVGPDGRCPKCAVGIPGVWS